The segment GACCACGGGCTCGCCGTCGTCATCGAGACGGGCTCGCGCTACGTCCTCGACCCGTGGCACAAGCACGAGCCCACCCTCGTCAGCGACGGCGACCGTGGACCGCGGGTCGAGCTGCTGATCCGTGCCGTGCGCATCGCCGCCGAGCTGGGCGCCGAGGCGATGTCGTGCTGGTCGGGCGTCCTGCCCGAGGGCGCCAGTGCCGAGGACGGCTGGCGCCGGCTCACCGACGGCCTCGGCCCCGTGCTCGACCTCGCGCACGAGCTCGACGTCACCGTCTGCTTCGAGCCCGAGCCCGGCATGCACGTCGACACGGTCGACGAGGCCCTCGAGCTGCGCCGCCGGCTCGGCGAGCCCGACCACCTCCGGTTGACCCTCGACCTGGGCCACCTCGTGTGCAACGAGCCGCGCAGCCCCGAGGCGTCCATCGCCGTCGCCGGTCCGCTCATCGGCAACGTGCAGGTCGACGACATGGTGCGCGACGTCCACGAGCACCTCGAGCTCGGCACCGGCACCCTCGACCTCGACGCGGTCCTCCGCGCGCTGCTGGCCACCGGATTCACCGGACTCGCCAGCGTCGAGCTGCCCCGCCACTCCCACGCCGCGCCCACGGTCGCCGCGCGACAGATCGCCGCCCTGCGCGCCTCCCTGGCCCGCCTCGCCGACTCCGACAGGGAAGGACCCACGCCGTGACCGAGATCCGGCCGCTGGCCGCCGACGACACCATCCGGCAGGCGCTCGACGACCGCGCGCGGGCTCAGCTCGACGCGCTCACCGCCGAGGTGACCGAGGAC is part of the Nocardioides cavernae genome and harbors:
- a CDS encoding sugar phosphate isomerase/epimerase family protein: MSAAGQGALRLGYGSNGFSGHRFPDACAVIAGLGYDGVALTLDQPHLDPFADDAGAQTARAAKSLADHGLAVVIETGSRYVLDPWHKHEPTLVSDGDRGPRVELLIRAVRIAAELGAEAMSCWSGVLPEGASAEDGWRRLTDGLGPVLDLAHELDVTVCFEPEPGMHVDTVDEALELRRRLGEPDHLRLTLDLGHLVCNEPRSPEASIAVAGPLIGNVQVDDMVRDVHEHLELGTGTLDLDAVLRALLATGFTGLASVELPRHSHAAPTVAARQIAALRASLARLADSDREGPTP